In the genome of Gemmatimonadota bacterium, one region contains:
- the lipA gene encoding lipoyl synthase, producing MSETTTSHVPKPPWLKVRLKQGPNFQELKRLVGDNRLHTICESAQCPNIWECWEQRTATFMILGDICTRSCGFCAVKTGRPDKGLDWDEPERVAGAVEKLGLRFAVITSVNRDERTDGGAPIFAETIRAIRRRCPGVGVEVLIPDFKGSDSALQTVLDARPDLLNHNLETVPDLYRTVRPQARYDQSLELLERAKARGAKTKTGIMVGLGETDEAVHALMRDVAAVNCDILTVGQYLQPTKKHLPVRKHYHPDEFARFKQAGEAYGIPHVESGPLVRSSYHAADQADSVGGSTSGNGSGPGGQAANGNGAASGDGNGAHAVNGNDRREGNGRGDAVPGNGLLTIEPAT from the coding sequence ATGAGCGAAACGACCACATCCCACGTGCCCAAGCCCCCGTGGCTCAAGGTGCGCCTGAAACAGGGGCCAAATTTCCAGGAATTGAAGCGCCTGGTGGGGGACAACCGGCTCCACACGATCTGCGAGAGCGCCCAGTGCCCCAACATCTGGGAATGCTGGGAGCAGCGCACCGCCACCTTCATGATCCTGGGCGACATCTGCACGCGCAGCTGCGGTTTCTGCGCGGTGAAGACGGGCCGGCCGGACAAGGGGCTGGACTGGGACGAGCCCGAGCGTGTGGCCGGGGCCGTGGAGAAACTGGGCCTGCGGTTCGCCGTGATCACGTCGGTGAACCGGGACGAGCGGACAGACGGTGGCGCGCCCATCTTCGCGGAGACGATCCGGGCCATCCGCCGCCGGTGCCCGGGCGTGGGCGTGGAGGTGCTCATCCCGGATTTCAAGGGATCGGATTCGGCGCTTCAAACCGTGCTAGATGCCCGTCCCGATCTGCTGAACCACAACCTGGAGACGGTGCCGGACCTGTACCGGACCGTGCGGCCCCAGGCGCGGTACGACCAGTCGCTGGAGCTGCTCGAGCGCGCGAAGGCCCGGGGCGCCAAGACCAAGACGGGCATCATGGTGGGGCTCGGCGAGACTGACGAAGCCGTCCATGCCCTGATGCGCGACGTGGCCGCGGTGAACTGCGACATCCTCACGGTGGGGCAGTACCTTCAGCCTACGAAGAAGCATCTCCCGGTGCGTAAGCATTACCATCCGGACGAATTCGCCCGGTTCAAGCAGGCGGGCGAGGCGTACGGCATACCGCACGTGGAGTCCGGCCCGCTGGTCCGCAGTTCCTATCACGCGGCCGACCAGGCGGACAGCGTGGGCGGCTCGACATCAGGTAACGGAAGCGGTCCAGGCGGGCAGGCCGCGAATGGGAATGGCGCGGCCTCGGGCGACGGCAACGGTGCACACGCCGTAAA
- a CDS encoding TlpA family protein disulfide reductase: MAFLEAGVAAPEVALEDADGNSTSLADQANGGWLLAVFYKVGCGTCKFSAPYFDKIHQAYGGNGGFRVLGVSQDTPEETKAFMDEHGASFQNVYDTTHWASSDFGLTNVPTWFLMDEGGGILDSNTGFCRTDLNDLSKTIAGHLDEEAVVISPGDDGAPEMKPG, from the coding sequence ATGGCGTTCCTGGAAGCCGGGGTCGCGGCCCCGGAAGTCGCGCTGGAAGACGCGGACGGCAATTCGACGTCGCTGGCCGACCAGGCGAACGGCGGCTGGCTGCTGGCGGTCTTCTACAAGGTAGGTTGCGGGACCTGCAAGTTCAGCGCCCCCTATTTCGACAAGATCCACCAGGCCTACGGCGGCAACGGGGGATTCCGGGTGCTGGGCGTCTCGCAGGACACGCCGGAGGAAACGAAAGCGTTCATGGACGAGCATGGCGCGTCCTTTCAGAACGTTTACGACACGACCCACTGGGCCTCGTCTGATTTCGGACTGACGAACGTGCCGACCTGGTTTCTCATGGATGAGGGCGGCGGCATACTCGACAGCAACACGGGCTTCTGCCGGACCGACCTGAACGACCTGTCGAAGACCATCGCCGGCCACCTCGACGAAGAGGCCGTGGTCATTTCGCCGGGGGACGACGGCGCACCTGAAATGAAGCCTGGATGA